Within Spirochaeta lutea, the genomic segment GGTGAATCCCCTGTTGGTCCGGGGTGATGTTATTACCGCCGGTTCATCCACGGTGTATCCCCTGGCGGAAGCCATGGCTGAGCGGTTCAAGAACGAAGGGTACCCTGGAACCATTACCATTGATTCCATCGGTTCTGGAGGGGGATTCGAACGTTTTACCGTAGCGGGAGAAACCGATGTCTCCAACGCTTCCCGTCCCATCAAGGCATCCGAGATTGAGGCAGCCCGGCAGATCGGCCGCGAACCCATCGAAATCCGGGTAGGTACCGATGCCCTGGCCGTAACGGTAAGCAAGGACAACACCTTTATTAAAGAAGCAACCATGGAAGAACTTGCTCAGATCTTCACTGCCGACAATTGGAGTGACGTGAATCCTGACTGGCCCAACCAGCCCATCCAGCGCTTCATTCCCGGAACCGATTCAGGAACCTTTGACTACTTCGTCGAAGAGGTATTCGACGAGGATGCCGAGCCCATTCTCGCAGCAGCAAATACCCAGTTCAGCGAGGATGACAATATTCTGGTACAAGGTATTGAGGGATCACCCTATGCCATCGGATTCTTCGGATATGCCTACTATGCGGAAAACGCGGATAAGCTTAATGTCCTGAAGGTCGACGGCGTGGAAGCCAACGCTGCCAATGTTGATAACAACAGCTATCCCCTGGCCCGTCCCCTATTTCTTTACACCGATGCAACCATCATGAAGAACAAACCCCAGGTTGCCGCCTACATCAACTTCTTCCTCACCTACGTGAACGAAGAAATTACCCGGGTCGGATACTTCCCTGCCAACCCTGCAGCCCTGGAGGGTGCAAAGCAGGCCTGGCTGGATGCAGTCGAGGGTGCTTACTAAAAAGGCGATTGAAGCAGGAAGCGGCGCAGACGCCGCGACCTAAAAGGCTACTCAGGTACAGGCCCGGTCCCCCGACCGGGCTTGTGTCTTGAGGTCCTTGCTGGACAGGGAGCTAGAACCTTGAACGATCCGGGTTCTCTCCGGTCCAGGTACAGCAATAAAAAAGGAATCATGGAATGGGAATCAAACACGGATTATCGGGCAAACCTGAAGCCAGCATTGATTTTTCAAAACGCCGCCGTCCCGCCGAGGGAACCATCAGGACCCTGTTGTTCATCAGCGCTGCGATCTCCATATTTACGACCATTGGAATAGTGGTCATCCTTGTGGAGGAATCAATCCTGTTTTTTGGGAGTCCGGAGGTTGACATTATAGAATTTCTCTTCGGGACCGAATGGAAACCGATGATCGGAGAGTTCGGGATTCTGCCCCTGCTGAACTCCACCCTCATGACGAGTACCATCGCTATGCTGGTGGCAACTCCCCTGGGGCTCTTTGTGGCGATCTACCTCAGTGAATATGCCTCCGAGAGGGTACGGGGTATTCTAAAGCCGCTCCTCGAGGTCCTGGCGGGAATTCCGACGGTGGTGTACGGCTACTTTGCCCTCACCTTCATGACGCCCCTGCTCCGGAGTATCTTCGGCCCCAATATTGTGCAGATTTATAATACCGCTTCGGCCGGGCTGGTGATGGGTATCCTGATACTGCCCCTGGTAGCCTCCATGACCGAGGATGCACTCTCGGCGGTACCCTCCAGTCTCCGCCAGGCCTCCTACGGGCTGGGAGCTACCAAGATGGAGACGAGCTTACAGATTGTGGTACCGGCGGCATTCTCCGGTATCGGGGCTGCCTTCATCGTGGGGCTTTCCAGAGCCATTGGAGAAACCATGATTGTCGCCCTAGCCGCCGGGGCCGGTCCGCGGCTGACGGCGAATCCCTTTGAATCAGCTGAAACCCTCACGGGCTACATTGTCCGGATCTCCGGAGGGGATGTTGGCTACGATACCGTGGATTATAACAGCATCTTTGCCCTGGGCTTGGTGCTCTTCATAACAACCCTGATGCTTAATATCATCAGTAGAAAGATCGTCAAACGCTTCCGGGAGGTGTACGAATGAGTGTGGTATTTAGTAGTCCCAGGGACACCGCCCAGGAACATCTTTTCAGAGAGCATAATCTTCCGGTTCGCCGCAGGAAGGGCCTGATATGGCAGGCTGTCTTCTACGCCGCTACCTCCATTGCGATTATTACCCTGGTCACCCTGGTACTAAGTATTGTTGATGGTGCATTCGGCTATGTGGCTGTTCAGAATCAGATAGAGGTGGAGGAGCTGGTGGGCCCGGGGCGGACCCTGGACAGCGCCTCCAAACAGGAGCTTATCGCGATGCTCAACGAGCACCTAAGCCGGGGACTGGTCCGCCGTTTCGACTTCGAGGCGCCGCTTATGGAACGGTCCAACCAGGACCTAATCAAGCTTGTAATGCGGGAGGTGGTGAAGCCCCAGGTCTTGGGAAGCTGGAATTTGGTTCCCAGTCTTTTTCAGAAAGATTTGATTCTCCAAGAGGCGGCGCAACGCTACCCCGGAGCCGATATTGTCTTCCGCTCCTGGCTAACCTTGGATTTTATCGGGGCATCCCAATCCTCTATTCCTGAATTAGCGGGCATCCGTACGGCGATTATGGGCTCTCTCTTGGTAATTATGATTACGATTCTGGTGGCCTTTCCCATTGGGGTCGGGGCTGCTATCTATCTTGAGGAGTTTGCCAGTGATTCACGGCTTAACCGGATCATCCAGGTAAATATTTACAATCTTTCAGGGGTTCCCTCTATTATATATGGACTGTTGGGTTTGGCTGTTTTTGTCCGAGGTTTGGAGCCCTTGACCAGCGGCGCGTTATTCGGGTTCGGTGCGGGTCAAACGGCCAACGGCCGTACGGTGTTGTCCGCGGGGCTTACCCTGGCACTCCTGGTACTCCCGATCATCATCATAAATGCCCAGGAGGCCATCCGGGCCGTACCCCAGAGCCTTCGGGACTCCAGCTACGGCCTGGGTGCAACCAAGTGGCAGACCGTTTGGCACCATGTGCTGCCGGCCTCCATTGACCGGATTCTGACCGGGACCATCCTCTCTATCTCACGGGCCCTGGGGGAGACGGCGCCCATCGTTGTGGTCGGGGCCTCAACCTTTATCTCAGTGGATCCCAATTCAATCTTTTCGAAGTTCACCACCCTGCCCATCCAGGTATACCAGTGGACTGCCCGGCCCCAGGGGGCCTTCAGGAATATCGCAGCAGCGGCAATTCTGGTACTGCTCGTCCTGCTGTTAACCCTTAATGCCAGCGCGATAATCATGCGTAACCGGATTAGCAAAAAAAGGAGACAGGCTTAAGATGAGCGCAAACATCGAAATCAGCTTAAAAAAAACAAGCATATTCTACGATCAGTTTAAGGCGGTGGAGTCCGTGGATTTAGATATCGCCAGCCAGGAGGTTACCGCCTTCATCGGACCCTCGGGATGCGGTAAGAGTACGGTGCTGCGGTCCTTAAACCGGATGAATGACCTGATTCCCGGCACCCGGATCGAAGGGGAGATTACCTTCCGTGGTATGAACATCTATGCCGACCAGGTTGATCCCGTGGAGGTACGGCGTCATATCGGGATGGTGTTTCAAAAGCCGAATCCCTTCCCCAAAAGCATCTATGAAAACATCGCCTGGGGGGCCAGGATTAACGGATACCACGGCGATATGGACGAACTGGTGGAAACGAGTCTCCAGCAGGCGGCCCTCTGGGGCGAGGTGAAGGATAAACTCAAACAGAGCGCCCTCAGGCTTTCGGGGGGGCAGCAGCAGCGACTTTGTATCGCCCGGGCCATCGCGATAAAGCCCCAGATCATTTTGATGGATGAGCCTGCCTCCGCCTTGGACCCGATCTCAACCCAAAAAATCGAGGACCTGATAAGCGAACTAAAGCAGAACTACACCATTATCATTGTTACCCATAATATGCAGCAGGCGGCCCGGGTCTCGGACAAGACCGCTTTTTTCCTCGTGAACGATAACCGTTCAGGCTACCTGGTGGAATTCGGTCCCACGGATGAGCTCTTTTTTAATCCCAAGAAGAAGGAAACCGAGGACTACATTTCCGGCCGTTTCGGCTGATCACCAGCCTGTAACCCGGATCCGGGCTCGGAGGGGGGCGGTCAGTTGTCGCAGATGATGCCCCGCCAGAGCTCCCGCGACCCGGACCCGCAACCCGGACCTGGAGGGGGACGGTTACCCCGGTCTCCGATTCAGAGTGGACCGGTTTTGTACCAAATGAAAGGAAGGACTATACCATGGAATACAGAGAAGACTACCACCGCGAGCTCCAGGCCGTGCGTGATGCGGTGCTGGAAATCGGTACCCTGGTCATGCACCAGGTCCGCCAGGCCTTCATCGCCCTGGATACCCAGAATACCCAGCTCGCCGGGGAGATCCTGGAGGCTGACAAGGAGGTAGATGCTCTGCAGTACCGTATTGAGGACCGTTGTGCCCGGATCATGGCGACCGAGCAGCCTGTAGCCGGTGATCTACGGGAGCTGGTTACCACCATCAAAATTGTATCGAACATGGAACGGATCGGTGACCACGCGAAACACCTCATCAAAGCCCTGGACCGGGTGTCCAAGCCGGCCCTGGAGGATGCCATTCCCCGGCTTCGCCGCATGGCAGACCGCGGTTTGGAAATGTTGGAAGAAACCCTCCGTGCCTTTGAGTCCCGGGATTTTCAACAGGTTATTGCTATTGCCCAGCGGGACGAGGAAATTGACCGGATGCGCCATGAGTACCATGACTATTTACTGAATACCATGAAATCCAACCCCGGCTCCATCCCGGACTCGGCTACCCTGATGTTCCTCAACCGCTTCATGGAGCGTCTCGGTGATCATGTGACCAATATTTGCGAATGGGTCTATTTTGCTAAGACCGGTCACCACGTTGATTTGAACGACTGAGTTTACGGATTCTCCCCAGCCACCGGATCTCCTCCCGGCTGACCCCAGGGGGGCCGTAGCCGTACCACCGGTATAACTGGGCCAGCCACATGGTCCGGTCCTTCGGGCCCAAATCAGCCAAGGGTGAAAGACTATCCTGGCGAAGAGGGCTGTCCGGACTGCTGGACTTTGAGAGCCTTACCATCTCCCGGTTCCACCGGCGCAGGGGCTGTTGCCACCAAAGCACGAACCCGGCGGTTAGAAGCACTACCACAACCACACCCCCGGGGAGCAGCATTTCGCTTGTCAGACTCCGGCGGGCTTCCCCTTCCGCATCGTCTTGTACCTCAGACTGATTACCCGGATCCGAACGCCATGAGAGGCCGGTATCGGGACCGAGCAGGCCCTCCCGGGGGGTTAACTCGGCAATTCGCCAGAAGCCCTCTTCGTCCAGCACCTCGACCCAGGTATGGCTGTGTTTGCCCGTAATCCCCAGGGGTTTACCCAGATCCTGATAACTCACCGGCAGAACAAACCCCTCCACGAATCTGAGGGTATACCCCAGCTGGTTGTAGTACAGGGCCGCAAGGGTGGCAAAATGCAGGCAGTACCCCTGCTGCTGGGAGAAGAATCCCGAAAGGGGATGGCTTCCCCGGGAGATGCCCTCTACTTCCAGGCTGTATGTGAACCGGTCCTGGATGATCCGGCGTAATTGAGCCGTATTGGCATTAAAATCACCCTGATCCGGCAGATGTACTAGAGCCATCAGCTCCGGGGGAGCCTCGGACTGAATATGGTTAATACCGGGGCCGGGCTCGGAATCCCGGGGGGTGGAGGCCTGATCCGCCGCCGGGTCCGGGGCCTGGGCGGCCCGCAGACCGAATTGGAATTCCTGGCCGGGAGGAACCAGTTCGGACAGCTCCAAGGCCCGGGGGATGAGCTCGTAGGGGGAATCACCCGGGTTCCCCGAGGGCTGCTCCCCGGAGGTGTCAGACCCTGGGTGCGGCGTTTCTGCCCGGGGATCTGCGGTCAGGAGGGTGCTTTCCAAAAAGTCCCGGGTGCGCGGCCGGGGAATCCGGTTTTGGTAGCCCATGACGGTTCTCAGGGTCACCCGGGTTTGTCTCCGGGGATCCCCGGGGGATTGGTGGATTTCCGGAACGGGTGGGGATCCGGGCGCGGGGGATTCGGGTGTCTGAGCCTGGGCTGCGGACTGGGCTTCCCGGAGCGGTGGGGGCGCGAAGTACCACCCTGCATCGGTAATACTCTGGGCGTACTGTTCGGCTAGATAGTAGGTGCCGGGGCGGCTGACCTCCAGGCTGTAAATCTGCCG encodes:
- the phoU gene encoding phosphate signaling complex protein PhoU, encoding MEYREDYHRELQAVRDAVLEIGTLVMHQVRQAFIALDTQNTQLAGEILEADKEVDALQYRIEDRCARIMATEQPVAGDLRELVTTIKIVSNMERIGDHAKHLIKALDRVSKPALEDAIPRLRRMADRGLEMLEETLRAFESRDFQQVIAIAQRDEEIDRMRHEYHDYLLNTMKSNPGSIPDSATLMFLNRFMERLGDHVTNICEWVYFAKTGHHVDLND
- the pstC gene encoding phosphate ABC transporter permease subunit PstC gives rise to the protein MGIKHGLSGKPEASIDFSKRRRPAEGTIRTLLFISAAISIFTTIGIVVILVEESILFFGSPEVDIIEFLFGTEWKPMIGEFGILPLLNSTLMTSTIAMLVATPLGLFVAIYLSEYASERVRGILKPLLEVLAGIPTVVYGYFALTFMTPLLRSIFGPNIVQIYNTASAGLVMGILILPLVASMTEDALSAVPSSLRQASYGLGATKMETSLQIVVPAAFSGIGAAFIVGLSRAIGETMIVALAAGAGPRLTANPFESAETLTGYIVRISGGDVGYDTVDYNSIFALGLVLFITTLMLNIISRKIVKRFREVYE
- a CDS encoding transglutaminase-like domain-containing protein, with amino-acid sequence MSLSHAWSILNRPEVWLAVPLLLGLLNRRHRGWHLVWLWTGILLLCLHLLTIPGDLIAQWFQAGQWRVLGHPVTRALVWCIAYAGGLLVVPGASGGRRGRDWVAMLGLSLGVMVVLTLESPWASLAMLGILMVFSLMYWQDRYSMRLVQHLGLLAAGTLVIFGVGILLPRSGRGLGVEQRFVEILRRQVPDLGLLLALPGEGHAITPGDFGRPPSLTSRQIYSLEVSRPGTYYLAEQYAQSITDAGWYFAPPPLREAQSAAQAQTPESPAPGSPPVPEIHQSPGDPRRQTRVTLRTVMGYQNRIPRPRTRDFLESTLLTADPRAETPHPGSDTSGEQPSGNPGDSPYELIPRALELSELVPPGQEFQFGLRAAQAPDPAADQASTPRDSEPGPGINHIQSEAPPELMALVHLPDQGDFNANTAQLRRIIQDRFTYSLEVEGISRGSHPLSGFFSQQQGYCLHFATLAALYYNQLGYTLRFVEGFVLPVSYQDLGKPLGITGKHSHTWVEVLDEEGFWRIAELTPREGLLGPDTGLSWRSDPGNQSEVQDDAEGEARRSLTSEMLLPGGVVVVVLLTAGFVLWWQQPLRRWNREMVRLSKSSSPDSPLRQDSLSPLADLGPKDRTMWLAQLYRWYGYGPPGVSREEIRWLGRIRKLSRSNQRGDRS
- the pstA gene encoding phosphate ABC transporter permease PstA; this encodes MSVVFSSPRDTAQEHLFREHNLPVRRRKGLIWQAVFYAATSIAIITLVTLVLSIVDGAFGYVAVQNQIEVEELVGPGRTLDSASKQELIAMLNEHLSRGLVRRFDFEAPLMERSNQDLIKLVMREVVKPQVLGSWNLVPSLFQKDLILQEAAQRYPGADIVFRSWLTLDFIGASQSSIPELAGIRTAIMGSLLVIMITILVAFPIGVGAAIYLEEFASDSRLNRIIQVNIYNLSGVPSIIYGLLGLAVFVRGLEPLTSGALFGFGAGQTANGRTVLSAGLTLALLVLPIIIINAQEAIRAVPQSLRDSSYGLGATKWQTVWHHVLPASIDRILTGTILSISRALGETAPIVVVGASTFISVDPNSIFSKFTTLPIQVYQWTARPQGAFRNIAAAAILVLLVLLLTLNASAIIMRNRISKKRRQA
- the pstB gene encoding phosphate ABC transporter ATP-binding protein PstB, whose product is MSANIEISLKKTSIFYDQFKAVESVDLDIASQEVTAFIGPSGCGKSTVLRSLNRMNDLIPGTRIEGEITFRGMNIYADQVDPVEVRRHIGMVFQKPNPFPKSIYENIAWGARINGYHGDMDELVETSLQQAALWGEVKDKLKQSALRLSGGQQQRLCIARAIAIKPQIILMDEPASALDPISTQKIEDLISELKQNYTIIIVTHNMQQAARVSDKTAFFLVNDNRSGYLVEFGPTDELFFNPKKKETEDYISGRFG
- a CDS encoding PstS family phosphate ABC transporter substrate-binding protein, which translates into the protein MKKALTIMSLLLLASGVFAGGQNEGAAAQNQGPWAWITEESDDALLPGVNPLLVRGDVITAGSSTVYPLAEAMAERFKNEGYPGTITIDSIGSGGGFERFTVAGETDVSNASRPIKASEIEAARQIGREPIEIRVGTDALAVTVSKDNTFIKEATMEELAQIFTADNWSDVNPDWPNQPIQRFIPGTDSGTFDYFVEEVFDEDAEPILAAANTQFSEDDNILVQGIEGSPYAIGFFGYAYYAENADKLNVLKVDGVEANAANVDNNSYPLARPLFLYTDATIMKNKPQVAAYINFFLTYVNEEITRVGYFPANPAALEGAKQAWLDAVEGAY